In Hypomesus transpacificus isolate Combined female chromosome 25, fHypTra1, whole genome shotgun sequence, one DNA window encodes the following:
- the LOC124487211 gene encoding RNA-binding protein 4.1-like isoform X2: protein MVKIFIGNLSPDTTTEELRSLFSQYGKISECDIVKNFGFVHMDDKAEADEAIRNLHHYELNGQAMNVELSRGKPKASTKLHVGNIGCTNQELRARFEEYGPVVECDIVKDYAFVHMECVDDAMEAISKLDNTAFQGDTSSCATDSVRSAIF from the exons ATGGTCAAAATATTCATTGGCAACCTGTCACCAGACACCACAACAGAAGAGCTACGCTCCCTTTTCTCCCAATATGGCAAGATCTCAGAGTGTGATATCGTCAAGAACTTTGGCTTCGTCCACATGGATGACAAGGCAGAGGCAGATGAAGCAATCCGTAACCTCCACCACTATGAACTGAATGGGCAGGCTATGAACGTTGAGCTTAGCCGTGGCAAACCCAAAGCCTCCACCAAGCTACATGTAGGCAATATCGGCTGCACCAACCAAGAACTACGGGCCAGGTTTGAGGAGTACGGCCCTGTGGTGGAGTGTGACATAGTGAAGGACTACGCCTTTGTGCACATGGAGTGTGTGGATGATGCTATGGAGGCCATCAGCAAACTGGATAACACAGCCTTCCAAG GTGATACTTCATCATGCGCGACAGACTCGGTTCGGTCGGCCATCTTTTAA
- the LOC124487211 gene encoding RNA-binding protein 4.1-like isoform X1 → MVKIFIGNLSPDTTTEELRSLFSQYGKISECDIVKNFGFVHMDDKAEADEAIRNLHHYELNGQAMNVELSRGKPKASTKLHVGNIGCTNQELRARFEEYGPVVECDIVKDYAFVHMECVDDAMEAISKLDNTAFQGKLMSVKLSTSRLRTAPGMGERTGCYRCGQEGHWSKECPLDQNGNYRNGSESNSDGYGAPRFGGEGGRGRGHQGFAGSYAPVHGFPRGYGSGGGMPGYARGVGYESAMSYGVPPSYSMSAAAAAEHSMARMYSGEAAFGGNSSNYGAVPAYPVRRPSYEDRDPYGVVDFYEKYRARPYGGSYFEERRSVPLSTQLPSSSAIMRERLPPSSLDPYERRPLPPPPAPASSYYARDRSPIRRIPADAEGYGFERSHLSPVSALPRSSAYDIPRDPYGERARFAY, encoded by the exons ATGGTCAAAATATTCATTGGCAACCTGTCACCAGACACCACAACAGAAGAGCTACGCTCCCTTTTCTCCCAATATGGCAAGATCTCAGAGTGTGATATCGTCAAGAACTTTGGCTTCGTCCACATGGATGACAAGGCAGAGGCAGATGAAGCAATCCGTAACCTCCACCACTATGAACTGAATGGGCAGGCTATGAACGTTGAGCTTAGCCGTGGCAAACCCAAAGCCTCCACCAAGCTACATGTAGGCAATATCGGCTGCACCAACCAAGAACTACGGGCCAGGTTTGAGGAGTACGGCCCTGTGGTGGAGTGTGACATAGTGAAGGACTACGCCTTTGTGCACATGGAGTGTGTGGATGATGCTATGGAGGCCATCAGCAAACTGGATAACACAGCCTTCCAAG GCAAACTGATGAGCGTGAAGCTTTCGACTAGCCGCCTGCGTACTGCGCCGGGAATGGGAGAAAGGACGGGTTGTTATCGGTGCGGGCAGGAAGGTCACTGGTCCAAAGAATGCCCATTAGACCAAAACGGGAACTACAGAAACGGTTCAGAGTCAAACTCAGACGGATACGGTGCCCCCAGGTTcggcggggaggggggtcgcGGCCGGGGTCACCAAGGTTTCGCAGGCAGCTACGCTCCCGTGCACGGTTTTCCCAGGGGTTATGGCAGCGGTGGAGGTATGCCCGGGTATGCCCGTGGCGTGGGCTACGAGAGCGCTATGAGTTACGGGGTTCCACCAAGTTACAGCATGAGTGCAGCTGCTGCGGCAGAACATAGCATGGCCCGGATGTACAGCGGCGAGGCCGCGTTCGGGGGCAACAGCTCAAACTACGGCGCGGTACCTGCATACCCGGTGCGACGGCCGTCCTACGAGGACCGGGATCCATATGGTGTGGTGGACTTCTATGAGAAGTACCGGGCTCGCCCTTATGGGGGCAGTTATTTCGAGGAGCGTCGTTCTGTCCCCTTAAGCACCCAGCTTCCCTCCTCCTCGGCCATAATGAGGGAGCGCCTGCCGCCCTCTAGCCTCGACCCATACGAGCGccgtccccttcctcctccacctgcccctgCGTCCTCATACTACGCACGTGACCGGAGCCCCATTCGGAGAATCCCTGCTGACGCCGAGGGCTACGGGTTCGAGCGTTCACACCTTTCCCCGGTGTCCGCCCTTCCTAGGAGCTCGGCTTACGACATCCCGCGGGATCCCTACGGCGAGCGTGCGCGCTTTGCTTACTAA
- the LOC124487212 gene encoding RNA-binding protein 4.1-like isoform X2, translating to MVKIFVGNLATSTTEEELRSLFTQYGKISECDILKNYGFVHMSSQTEAEEAIRNLHHYELNGEAMNVEMSKRRPKSTTKLHVSNIPEDCSSVDLKAKFEEYGPVVECDIVKDYAFVHMECVDDAMEAISKLDNTAFQGVYSSRWTFHFPSILRAAWFLPAA from the exons ATGGTGAAAATATTTGTAGGCAATCTAGCCACAAGCACCACAGAGGAAGAGCTGCGTAGCCTCTTCACCCAGTATGGTAAGATCTCAGAATGCGACATCCTTAAGAACTACGGTTTCGTCCACATGAGCAGTCAGACTGAGGCCGAGGAGGCTATCCGTAACCTCCACCACTATGAGCTGAACGGTGAAGCCATGAATGTGGAGATGAGCAAACGGAGGCCAAAGTCCACCACCAAACTGCATGTCAGTAACATCCCGGAAGACTGCAGCAGTGTGGACCTGAAGGCCAAGTTTGAGGAGTACGGCCCTGTGGTGGAGTGTGACATAGTGAAGGACTACGCCTTTGTGCACATGGAGTGTGTGGATGATGCTATGGAGGCCATCAGCAAACTGGACAACACGGCCTTCCAAG GTGTTTATTCGAGTCGTTGGACTTTTCatttcccctccatcctccgAGCTGCGTGGTTCCTCCCAGCCGCGTGA
- the LOC124487212 gene encoding RNA-binding protein 4.1-like isoform X1, with amino-acid sequence MVKIFVGNLATSTTEEELRSLFTQYGKISECDILKNYGFVHMSSQTEAEEAIRNLHHYELNGEAMNVEMSKRRPKSTTKLHVSNIPEDCSSVDLKAKFEEYGPVVECDIVKDYAFVHMECVDDAMEAISKLDNTAFQGKLMSVQLSTSRLRTAPGMGDQTGCFVCGKQGHWSKDCPSGQNGSYDDGLGGGPMRGRGRGRGFPPRGPPGYGRGGGYGMPRPPPSDYMLAYSREAGYLGGIPPPPPMSRRPSYGASREYSDLRERYGSRPASAYPERAVYERERYSSVDYYEKYRARPYGSSYFEERRLAYIPPPPPPSSSLSRLSSGLDLYERRPLPPPATAAAAAASYYARDRSPIRRVPVTSAGFAYERSRLSPMSATRSSSYAIARARDPYAERSRYAY; translated from the exons ATGGTGAAAATATTTGTAGGCAATCTAGCCACAAGCACCACAGAGGAAGAGCTGCGTAGCCTCTTCACCCAGTATGGTAAGATCTCAGAATGCGACATCCTTAAGAACTACGGTTTCGTCCACATGAGCAGTCAGACTGAGGCCGAGGAGGCTATCCGTAACCTCCACCACTATGAGCTGAACGGTGAAGCCATGAATGTGGAGATGAGCAAACGGAGGCCAAAGTCCACCACCAAACTGCATGTCAGTAACATCCCGGAAGACTGCAGCAGTGTGGACCTGAAGGCCAAGTTTGAGGAGTACGGCCCTGTGGTGGAGTGTGACATAGTGAAGGACTACGCCTTTGTGCACATGGAGTGTGTGGATGATGCTATGGAGGCCATCAGCAAACTGGACAACACGGCCTTCCAAG GCAAGCTGATGAGCGTACAGCTGTCCACCAGTCGGCTTCGCACCGCCCCGGGAATGGGAGATCAAACCGGCTGCTTTGTCTGCGGAAAACAGGGGCACTGGTCCAAAGACTGCCCGAGTGGTCAGAACGGTAGCTACGACGATGGCCTCGGAGGCGGCCCAATGAGGGGCCGCGGTCGCGGTAGGGGCTTCCCGCCGCGGGGTCCCCCGGGTTACGGCAGGGGCGGCGGCTACGGGATGCCCAGGCCTCCGCCATCTGATTACATGTTGGCTTATAGCAGAGAGGCAGGCTACCTGGGAGGGataccaccccctccccctatgAGTCGTAGGCCTAGTTACGGAGCGTCCCGTGAGTACAGTGATCTAAGGGAGCGGTACGGCAGCAGGCCAGCTAGCGCCTACCCAGAGAGGGCAGTGTACGAGCGTGAGCGATACAGCAGCGTAGACTACTATGAGAAGTACAGAGCACGGCCATACGGATCTAGCTATTTTGAGGAGCGCCGCCTCGCCtatatcccccctccccctcccccctcttcctccctgtcaaGGCTCTCCTCCGGCCTCGACCTGTACGAGCGCCGGCCGCTGCCCCCCCCCGCGacggccgccgccgccgccgcttcGTACTACGCGCGGGACCGCAGCCCGATCAGACGAGTCCCGGTCACCTCCGCAGGCTTCGCCTACGAGCGTTCGCGGCTCTCTCCGATGTCGGCCACCAGAAGCTCCTCCTACGCCATCGCTCGCGCCCGGGACCCCTATGCCGAGCGGTCACGCTATGCTTACTAA